CCAACGATCAAAAATTTTATCTAGGAATTAGAGGTTATAATTTTcagcataaaaaataaaaacccctAAGCAATCAAGTGCATTTGGAATTTTTAAGAACAATTGTGAATAAAGTTGGGTAGCTCCACATCTACATCAGTGGCAGTGGTTGGCAGTTGGGGTCTTTTCAGCTAACACCTTTGGttagttttataattatttatatttatataacagACCATAAATTTAGTTGAGCTATGTTTATATtggtatttaaaatattatactaATATGATATTGGGTAGAGAGTACTAAGATTATATCGGGTGAcgcataaataaaaaaaataaaaattgaaaaaagaaaatacaaaaataggatttattattattattattaattgattgaaaatataGTGCTGGTTGATAAAGGTGAGGGGGGGGAGAGGGCAAGGCAAGCTGGGTTGGCACTTTCAAAAGGCATTGTAGTTTTATAAGCGCTTGAAATACCcagaggagaaaaaagaatagaaataCAGCACAAACCCCATCATTTCAAAAGCAAAAgcgaaagaagagagagaaaaggcaacaaacccagaaagaaaggaggaggaagaacagaggaatttaaggaaattcattgaggaagaggaagaagaagaggaggaagggTTTTGTGGTTGAAAAGATGCAGCCAGAACAAGCTCAACAGCAGCAGCAATTAGTGGTGCAGAACAACCCAGGAAGCTTAAGCTTCAGCAGCCATTTGTCgaaggaagatgaagagaTTTCGAGGTCGGCTCTGTCCACTTTCAGAGCTAAAGAAGAGGAGATCGAGCGGAAGAAGATGGAGGTTAGAGAGAAGGTTCAAGTTCAGTTAGGCCGCGTCGAAGAAGAAACCAAACGCCTCGCTTGCATTCGTGAGGTAACGCCATAAACTTCCGAAAATCTTCTCaagattttagggttttgctTAGATTTTGGTTTCTGCTCTGTTTTATATGGATTTTGTGGGTTTGGGGAAAAAGTTGGGGATAAAATTGCTGAAGATCTCTTGAAACTGACTAATTTTAGGGCTAATCTCCACTTAAAAGCTCTGAGAACAGGGGTTTTTAACCCCCCTTTTGCATGATTTAGTTCTGTTTTCTATGGAGTTTTggattaaattaatgttttgttaGGGATTAGAAGCAGCTTTATGTCAGATTTGTAAGTTTCTTTGAATTCTTTTCACTTGCATTCTTAACCTACACACTTTATCAAGATAATGttctaatttttcatttctttcccaTACTTTTAGTCATCTGAAAGCGTTAGAACAAATTTGAGGCTCTGATCTGAATTTTAGCCTTTCCTTTTGGGGATTTTCTTCAAACCCTTTTCTGGGAAGGTCCATAGAACTTAGAGATTCTCATTTACACATTCAAGGAGAAGATTATGCTGTTCACTACAAAATCAACGATGTTTGGTTGAAAGAGTCATTAGCTTAAGTGGATGAACATGTAGTAGAAGATGATATGATAATGTGTTGGTATTGGATTgggttttgttgtttgttttggttcaTGAAACGAAATTTTCGTGAACGCCAGGAACTCGAGGCGCTTGCCGATCCGATGAGGAAGGAAGTGGCACAGGTTCGTAAAAGGATCGACGCGGTGAACAAGGAATTAAAGCCTCTGGGACATACCTGTCAAAAGAAGGTAAGATTTGGGGGAAGGAATAGGTGTGTGGACAAGCATACAATATAAGAAGATGATGTTGCGTTCTGTGAATGTCAATTATTGTAGCTTACCATATAAAATAGGACCACTGAGCTGGTTTTTGTATTGTCTGTCATAGGAAAAAGAGTACAAGGAAGCCCTCGATGCCTTCAACGACAAGAACAAGGAAAAAGTTCAGCTCATCACCAAATTAATGGAGGTAAGTTCCCCATGAATCCCTTTCATTTTCGATCTTCTTCACATCATAAATCACCGAGAGGTAGGACAACGGGGACCTAGTTTTGCACGTTGGGGGGGCCATTCAATTAATTTCGAACCATATCGACTGTTGGAGATTACTTGAATGAGCTAGTTAGCTAAAAAAACTGTTTCTCTTAGTGTGGCGTTATTCGTGTtggattgatttgtgtttgttgggTGCGCAGCTGGTGAGTGAAAGCGAGCGGTTGAGGCTGAAGAAGCTGGAGGAGCTGAGTAAGAACATAGATACGATTCGGTAAAtgaattgattgattgattgattgattgaagcGAGGATGGATGACAAAGCGATAACCCCTGTTTATTAGGCTTTGGTGTGTGATGTATTTAgtataaagaagaagaagaacttgTTTGtgtatttattgaaatttgggTGTTGTCTGTGTTTgggtgttttgttttataatttgtctttgtttgtttagctttcttcttctagaGAAGTTACTAAAAAAACAACTGATTTTAGGAAGGGAAATGCCTTATAAACAGCTTTGTAACTCatctcatctctctctctctctctctctctctctctctctctctctctctctctctctctctctctctagaattAGTTGAAgtttaattacatttaattttgaaaatgttacTAAACCcataaagtttatttattaattaagctATTTTTACATCTTTAATGTATCTTCTTAACCATTTCAATTTACCTTATTTGAATTTACCTTAGGACTATTATGAAAgctatgaaattttttaatattaattttgctttattcaataatattccgtaattattaaattgaatttaggAATTATTGGAactgttttttaatttccgTAAAGATTACTATTTTGTTGCGTGAGTTTAATAGCCCATTATAATTGATCCACCTTTTAAGTGGGCCAAGGCCCAATACTAAAGAATAGCCCATTAGTCTTGATCGACCATTCTTAGTCGACCAAGGCCCAAATAAAAACCCAGAACCCGTTCGTCTTGGTCTGCATTTTTAGTCGACCAAGGCCCAACATTAAAATCCTAAGGCCCATTAGACTTGATCGGCCATTTAAGGCGAACAAGGCCCAGAACAGTCTGGATCGGCCATTTTAGTAGACCAAGGCCCAGTTCATTCTAGATAGGCCTGTTCGTCGACAAAGGCCCAGTCATGTCTTGATCGGCTTTTTTGGTCGACCAAGGCCCAGTCCAGTCTTCATTGGCCATTTTAGTCAACCAAGGCCCAGTCCAGTCATCATAGGCCTATTTAGTCAACCAAGGCCCAGTCCAGTCTTCATAGGCCTTTATAGTCACCCAAGGCCCAGTGCAGTCTTCATAGGCCTTTTTTAGTCGACCAAGGCCCAGTCCAGTCTTCGTAGGACTTTTTAGTAAACCAAGGCCCAGTCCAGTATTCATGGGCCAATTTTAGTACACCACGGCCCAGTCCAGTCTTCATAGGCCTTTATAGTCAACCAAGGCCCAGTGCAGTCTTCATAGGCCTTTTTTAGTCGACCAAGGCCCAGTTCAGTCTTCGTAGGACTTTTTAGTAAACCAAGGCCCAGTCCAGAATTCATGGGCCAATTTTAGTACACCACGGCACAGTCCAGTCTTCATAGGCTTTTATAGTCAACCAAGGCCCAGTTCAGTCTTCATAGGCCTTTTTTGTCGACCAAGGCCCAGTCCAGTCTTCATGGGCCAACTTTAGTGCACGACGGCCCAGTTCAGTTATCATAGGCCTTTATAGTCAACCAAGGCCCAGTCCAGTCTTCATCGGCATTTCCAGTCGACCAAGGCCCAGTGCAGTCTTCATAGGCCTTTTTTAGTCTACCAAGGCCCAGTCCAGTCTTCGTAGGCCTTTTTAGTCAACCAAGGCCTAGTCCAGTCTTCATGGGCCAAATTTAGTGCACCACGGCCCAGTCCATCTTCATAGGcctttttctcaattttattggctcgcttcttcttttttttttttttttttttttttttttttttttNAAAAAAGTAGATATGATGCTAAATTATTTACATgtcaatttattaataataagtgcaccaaaacaattatttatgaCATTCATAacccttaaaaaaatatttatttattagttacTTGGGACAcgtcatcaataaaaacaaaagattttttttatgtcaatcaaatatttttttgctataaataattattcaaataattacacaaaaaaacaaatgccAAATTATATGACATGATATGGGAAAATCTCTGAGCTAATATAGTAGCGTAAATGTTTTGTACtaccatttatttaattaaaacaattgaTGTTGCTTGTAGAAATAATATTCGTTCTTTGAAACAATTTAAGGTAAGTGAATAACATAGTTGTGTTACAAGAGATGTACGTAAAATGTTGTGACCATTAGGTGTCgaatctaaattttgaattatgataTGATTCCTAGACATGAGGTGATATTACTACCAATGGGCTTgcgctgttacaaatgatatcagagtcgaGCACTAAGCAGTGTGATAATGAGGATGTTTGGcctatggaaacctctctttaatagacacattttaagaccttgaggagaaactcAAAAGTGAAAGCATagaagagaacaatatctgctagcgattgGGTTGGGCCATTACACATGGTGTCAAGGCCAGCCATCGGGCGGTGTTGAcatgaaccacgaccaaagaattttcatacctcaaggtccaattacaaggacgagagtcaagaagctacaacaatctttgtacacttatattcaagctatgatgagctcatcaaaggaaattataGAAGACGCtggagacctcccttatatgttgtgcaaagttgagcttcaagaaaaaatgcattaaatgcacttcgcatttaatgaactcagTTAAATTTATGGTACTAATAAGTACATTTCATTCCTtgcactatttaattataatttaaatatttgtttgtttttcatatAGGAGCTAAAGGTTATATGGTAACTCATATACGTTAccatattccaccattaactagccattttaatttagagagttgggtatttctcatttactaccGAATTTAATTTGGGAGTTATGTGTGTTAAGGTTAAGGTTGCaggtatttctcatttactaccGAATTTAATTTGGGAGTTATGTGTCATATAGGTTAAGGTTAAGGTTGCAAAGGCGaaccttcttttctttgactaAAGACATcacattttgaaattaaaaaaaaaaatagaatttctatttttttcagcTTTGTTGAAAGCTAAgattttctttgcaaattcttgtgtttaaaacttgcatgctagagtcattcaagtggtattgatcaaacctcttgtggagtgattcgaatcacgagtttagaaacgagttttctttaatctCGATCATGATCATCAAAGTAATTCGTTTCATACTTTCGCTTgggttgattccatatcaGGTGTAGCAGCAAGGGAGTTgatagaaacctctctttagtaaACGTGtcttaaaaccttgagggaagttAGGTGggaagatatttttttcttctcaactAAACGGGGTCGATAACCATAACTATATTCCTTAACCCTACTCACCCTATTCACCCTAATACATTTATATCGACTTGAGAGAACGATACTtcatatataaacaaaaataaattaaacatttacgATTTATACACACAAAAACAGTAATACAAAAGACATATACGTTGCTATCAAGAGAATGTaaacaattgaaataaaaCGACGTTTTAATGGCGTCAATACGCGAATGCCAAAGGAATCTCTAGATGTTTTTATTAAGGAGAAGGTTTGCTTTTGTAATCATCTTTGACTATTGGCTTTTGCATATGAATGGTTGTGATTTGCATATCCTTCTTAGTGTGACATTTCTAATCCTTCCAAATCCCATTTTGTACTCTCTTCGAGCCCTCCAAAaagcaacaaaatcaaaaaacaacacaattattttttatattatgtcGTAAAAAGTACGTGGAATCCAATCAATTTGTTCCCTCTAATGCTACTCGAAAAAAATAGctctaatttaataaataataacaaataatattgttGTAGTCTAGTATTGGCTAACTAAGAAGAAGATCGTGAATATATAAGTATGAGACACTATGTTCATCAATTAAACAttacgtaaaaaaaaatatatctgtataataataaaaaaaaagaaattaatttaaattagaaagaatcattagtttttctaaaattaaatatgtttattatattaGTATATATGGATATGTGCATTTTGAAATAAACGACAAAATTAAAACGCATGTGGGGACCAATTGAACATTGGATTCGAAGTGTGAGACAAtactcttatttattattattattattattattttaatcgaTTAAATGAGTGGCGGAATATAGAGTTAACGATGTTGGTGCGACGTCGTATGTGggtgtttgactttgactaGATGTTGCGGGGCCCTCGACTTACTACAGACAGATTTCCGACCGTGTCTCAGACTCGGTTGCTATTCCGTTGAACTTGCACACGTGCGAGAACGTCCACGGTGGGCCCATTACATGCTTACGTGGACGAATGCACCAAAGCAGCGGTGCACTCGTAActgactttttcttttttttctttttttctttttctttttttgtcgTTTGTggaagaaatatattttttaagggTCCCATTTAGATTTTGGAAATTACaaatgttcttttatttttttatttaataaattacatTACACAAGAAATATTAGCGGGCCCAGTGATCTTTCATATTTCTACGCTAAATTACACGTTTATGTATCTACTCTTCAAACGTCAAGACGATCCACTAGTGATGcatctgggttgttacaaatggtataaaaacTAGACACCAAACGATATgtcaataaggacgctggccccaaaggagatggatttggtggcggtcccacgTCGAAtcgagaaaggaatgagtgccagcgaggacactgggtctcaaagggaggtggattgtgatgtcccacattggttatggaggagaacaaaacactctttataagggtgtggaaactttcccctaACACATGCGTTATAAagctttgagaggaagctcgaaagaaaaagcccaaagaggacaatataaataatataatgcaAAGCCTACTAGACATTTGGtaatgtgccagtgaggacgcggGCGGGTCCCACCAAGGtggataaaaattatttttgtttccacAAAAAAGTcgaaatgattttgaataatttaataaaagtgtAAAATGCAAATATACTAATTTAACCTTGAATATCATTACTCCCTTGTCACATCTTCCCAAAAGCACCACTTATGAATTTCATATCTTACCTTATTCTATCCGAAAGTTAATCCAACACTTTTTCATGTCAAATGTTCTCAACATCCTTCACAAAAGATACCACATGATTgcctttttcttccatttaacacttaaaaaaaaaaaaaaaaaaaatcattattgtttaagaaaagtacttttttaaattttggaattaGCAAAAGTGATCGGTAATAATATTAAGTTTGGtgtaattttgtaaaaagtatttaataaaatgtgatatataatataaactcGATTTTTATTTCAGAACCAACCagtaaaaatcaaagaaaagataaaattaaattaattgggtaaaaaaaaaaagagggaattttaaattaaagctGAGTGTAGTGGGATTGGATATGGACTCGACAGTCGGGTACTCTGACGACATGACGCTCCTTCCTTCACGTTTCTTTGCATCCCGGACGtgtcatttttgtaattttctaatCAATTCAAGGCTAAACTTTTATATCTTCCACCATAAccctatgttttttttcctcacatataccatttttattatttttttaaaataattaatatatttgacatCAATCACTATAACCTAAATCTTACACGAAAACTCGATTAGGCGTTCCTACACAACTCGTGACCCTGACTCTTAAACAAACCAAATCgaaatttatttacatttccGAATCGAAATTCAGAGCATTAAAAGACGGTTAAGGTAGTAGAGTACTCCGATCTGTGAGCTCAAAGACgaggaataaaaaaatatacttttcaTAATGTGTGTTTTTTTCCGTAAAAGAAACCAACAAACTCCGCTCCCCTCCGACATATCGACTTATTTCACtgaatatttcattaataacaCACCGGAAGgccatttttaattaatttgataatttattattattattattatttttgtttcttcttcttcttcctctgacCTTCACAAGTTAACAATGGCAGGTGTAattcaagagagagaaaggaaggaATTATTAATGGTATTAGGTCAGTTGATCTGAGTGAGCGTACGATCTCAGTTAACTGTTGTCTGAaactacttttcttttttaattacacaaaattccgcaacaaaatggagaaattaatttttgtttgcaGACCTTGCAGAACCATATGCTTTAATTTCTGACATGTCATAcgttaattttgatttaacaaaatcaatttgttagttaatattattattagtaaacTAATGTACACTAATCTTGTCGTTTTCTCACCACCCCCTTTTCTTgttccattcttttttttcttttcttaatttcttatatgattttaaacttataaattttttaattatgttttagaTCTAACATCAATAATATCTAATTAAACTAATAACtgatattcatttaatttgtgTGAGGATTTGATTTGCTTCAGACGAGAGGTAGAAAATTCCCATTTAGTAGAATGGAGAAAGGAGCGAGAATAGATTTCTCCCCGTTAGCTAAATGAAAACGGGAACTGACATGAatcaagagacatcaatcatacaatatgaaaatgtgaataaaatattgttaaaattatccgaagatatttcaatttatgccacatgggagaagaatgaagtttcatatgttataaattttgggtggattacaatttagagtaattgtatttcattaatgtattttaaaactttttatttactttaggttataATTACATGATGATGGTTAATTATGACGATTAAGTATGAAtattacaactcttggaatgggtttaatgtttcattttgaggctatataaagccatgtatgttatatttgtacgagacttgaaaaatatatataaaaggagCTCTGGTGCTTTATTTAGCCAATAactaagtttatttgcaattctatatagtttaggttACATGTAGAATTATTCAAGTtcgacatgatcaattttGCTTGTGAGTGGATTCAAATCTCagacaagtgtttgagatatttgatcaacaagaatcattcaaactagacatgatcgatcttgcttgtggagtgattcgaatctcaaacaatattcttgccttgagatatttgatcaacaagataatccaaatcttactctacttgtagtgatttccacaGATCAGGAACGAGGATTATATTCTCTGCTCTGATCTCATCAAATCCTTGCCTAATAatgacataaaaaaaaaaaaaaaaatcaattatgtgtataatctatcaataaaaaaattacaaataatttggGCTAtctggactttccctcaaaattttaaaacgcgtctacaaCAGTGAGACATATTTCTACACCTTTGTAACTTCAACCGCCCGGTGTCCACGCCTTttaagagaggtttccagacTCTTGTAACTTCAACTACGGAGCATCCTTGGTGGAATGCCTCAAGTCCATTGCTAATAAATACTCTGTTAAGATTTTTAGACTCAATCTGgtaactttaatttattagttttaaatttaaaggaaattctaatttataaaaatgatttaataataataataataatattacataTTTGCATCGATATTCCATCCCTGATTTTGAATCAGAGTAAGTCCATCTCTCCACATTCCactctttttctctcccacAGTTGTTTCTCTCTGCTATTTCTGTGTCAACTCATTTCTGTGTCGACTTTTTGGTCTCTGAGAGTTGAAATTTCTTCAACTTAGCTTACTGAACTCAAAATTCTGGATTCCCCCATTTTAGCTTTCACTTCTCTCTGAGCATTCACTCCATTAATGGCTCAAAAACACTTACACGAGCTTCTTAAAGAGGATCAAGAGCCCTTTCTTCTCACCAATTTCATAGCCGACAGACGTGTTCTTAAGCGCCCTTCCCCCAAATCTCACCTTCTTCACCTCAATAAACGAAAACCCATTTCCCATTTCGCTGATTTTCCGGCGAGTTTTTGTAAGGGTGCTTGTTTTTTATCGTTTAATGATTCTCCTGATCTTAGAAACCCTTCGCCGCTCTTTCAATTTCAGTCTCCGGTGAAGAGTCCTTGCCGGAATTCCAATGCTGTGTTCCTCCATGTTCCGGCTACAACGGCGGGGCTTCTCCTGGAAGCTGCTTTGAGGATTCAGAAACAGTCAACGGCCGCGAGATCGAATGGATTTGGGCTTTTGGGTTCTTTTCTTAAGCGGTTTACTCATCGTGGCCGTTCTCGGAAGCGGGAGATTGACGGTGGTTGCCGGAAAAATGACCCCTGCGACGACCACCTATTGCCGGCGAAAGTGGCGATTAACGAGAACAAGAACGACTCTGTTTCTCGGCAGAGTAATGTAACGAGCTCGGACTTCTGCGATAGCCCTTTTCGATTTGTGCTTCAATCAAGTCCCTCCGCCGGTCACCGGACGCCGGAATTTTCTTCTCCGCCGTCTTCTCCGGCTCGACACGACCATCAGGTTGAAATACTCATTCTATTACTGtatttttgcaattttatgACATGGGTTCATCGGAAAAACAGCAACTGTCGGCAATTTTGTGTAAATTTTCTGAAATTACCGCCGGAATTAGTTTCAGGCGTCAAAACACGACAACCCCACCAAAACGACAGTGGGTTATGAGGAACAAACTGCTAAATCCCTCATTTTCTATTCCAcactcttcttttttcccGGAAAATTTTTGACCTTTCAAGAAAAGGACAAACCCctttttgtattttccttTGTATTTTAATTCCCATAGGTACCGACATCCTCCTTATAATTAAACATTTCCCCCTTTGTTGGTTGGCATAATTAtaagaacagaaaaagaacCAACTTTTTCACTGTTGTTTGCCTTGTTTTCTTTGACAAATTTACAGGTCAATGACGTTGAGAGCTTGAAGAAATTGCCTGTTCAGGAtgaggaggaagagaaagaacaaaGCAGTCCTGTGTCTGTGTTGGATCCTCCGTTCCAGGACGACGAAGAGGGTCGCTATGAGGACGGTGAGGACGACGACGATTACAAAATGGAGCGCAGCTACGCCATTGTCGAAAGTAAGCATGATTCAATTCAATTGCTAATCATATTAGGGAAATATATACTTGTTTTGTCTGTTGCATTGATTCGAGTTTGTTGTTCGATCGTTATCGGTGACATTTGCGTATAGATACTGTCTGAATTGATAGTTTTTACTGATTAGACATGGTTAATAGAGCTTTAAAACTCATGAAGCTTGTTGCTGTACTAGATATGAACACATGAATCCTTGGTGGGTTCCATTGGGAAGATTTCAATTATCAGATGGGTGGGGGTGAAACCAAAACAAGCTTTTGAATTTAGGTAAAATCTGTAATAGAACAAAGGGGAAAGAGGATAGACGATGACAATACGAGGAAATCTCTCCTCGGCATTTGTTTTCTacaacagcccaagcctaccactagtagatattgtctgctttgacccgttatgtatcgctgtcagcctcacagttttaaaacatgtctactagggggaggtttccacacctttataaataacactccgttcccctctctaaccgatgtgggatctcataattcactccCCTTGAGGACTAGCCTCCTTGCTCGTATACcccccggtgtctagctctaatatcgtttgtaacagcccaagcccattactaatagatattgttcactatgacccgttacatatcgccgtcaacctcacgattttaaaacgcatctactagggagagatttccacacccttataaaaaatacttcattcacctctccaaccgacaccgacgtgggatctcacaatccacccctttgggtaCCAgtctcctcgttggcacaccgcccaataTCTGTCACTAATACTTCATTCCcccctccccaatcgatg
This portion of the Cucurbita pepo subsp. pepo cultivar mu-cu-16 chromosome LG08, ASM280686v2, whole genome shotgun sequence genome encodes:
- the LOC111799817 gene encoding uncharacterized protein LOC111799817; this translates as MAQKHLHELLKEDQEPFLLTNFIADRRVLKRPSPKSHLLHLNKRKPISHFADFPASFCKGACFLSFNDSPDLRNPSPLFQFQSPVKSPCRNSNAVFLHVPATTAGLLLEAALRIQKQSTAARSNGFGLLGSFLKRFTHRGRSRKREIDGGCRKNDPCDDHLLPAKVAINENKNDSVSRQSNVTSSDFCDSPFRFVLQSSPSAGHRTPEFSSPPSSPARHDHQVNDVESLKKLPVQDEEEEKEQSSPVSVLDPPFQDDEEGRYEDGEDDDDYKMERSYAIVEKAKHQLLKKLRRFERLAELDPVELETFLLEDEEGELDDNDIDHLKEEECESHNLDRSNNEKDMKQHGIDGNVERVYMRWDLWKEVESSAIDVMAEEDLRAEVDDGWKRNGEERGDIAIEIEVEIFRLLVEEMQTEVDWFIK
- the LOC111800435 gene encoding uncharacterized protein LOC111800435, yielding MQPEQAQQQQQLVVQNNPGSLSFSSHLSKEDEEISRSALSTFRAKEEEIERKKMEVREKVQVQLGRVEEETKRLACIREELEALADPMRKEVAQVRKRIDAVNKELKPLGHTCQKKEKEYKEALDAFNDKNKEKVQLITKLMELVSESERLRLKKLEELSKNIDTIR